A single window of Anomaloglossus baeobatrachus isolate aAnoBae1 chromosome 9, aAnoBae1.hap1, whole genome shotgun sequence DNA harbors:
- the LOC142250404 gene encoding olfactomedin-4-like — translation MQQKKQRKSEEDSEGKMLRLLLLAVCALRSDAASLVNTTGAVDDLGVCHCSVTLPDTTFPADRLEILEISNKDLSVSVKQEITKIQSYQATLTGYVQKLQNLTRRVEVIEMGGISYSQLDFEMLKLEIREMESLVIKLRESFDGSNTLVEALYVEVHNISVMVNQLESYDKNNVLAVRREIASLRKKLEDCEKNQNSEVPPPVNYGSCSHGGIVNISKPFVVQLNWLGFSYRFGGWGKDAFSGANQDVHWVAPLTTDARMMNLYRSYPTYDDLLLYKGATEKVFTRNPSYNNYDYSSCGQGGGVIMFNNSLYYNCYNTRDICKYNINTTVVDRRTLQDATFNNRFSYASCVWQDIDLASDEDGLWVIYSTEQNSGNIVISKLNPLNLTVEKTWVTSQYKLGATNAFMVCGVLYATRTLSTRREEIFYMYDTKTNQESQISIILDKMMENVQSLSYNPNDHKLYMYNDGYLVTYNLDFKAPPKPVPV, via the exons GTAAACACCACCGGAGCTGTGGATGACCTGGGCGTCTGTCATTGTTCTGTCACCCTCCCAGATACCACATTCCCTGCAGATCGTTTGGAGATCCTGGAAATATCCAACAAGGATCTGAGCGTCAGTGTCAAACAAGAGATCACAAAG ATACAAAGTTACCAGGCTACGTTGACTGGATATGTGCAGAAGCTACAGAACCTCACCAGGCGGGTGGAAGTCATAGAGATGGGTGGAATATCTTACTCCCAACTAGACTTTGAGATGCTAAAGTTGGAGATCAGAGAAATGGAGTCATTGGTGATTAAACTTCGTGAATCCTTCGATGGATCCAATACTCTGGTGGAAGCTCTCTACGTAGAG GTCCATAATATTTCAGTTATGGTGAACCAACTGGAATCGTATGACAAGAACAACGTCCTAGCTGTGAGACGGGAGATTGCTTCACTGCGCAAGAAACTTGAAGATTGTGAGAAGAACCAAAATAGTGAAGTACCACCACCTGTCAATTATG gTTCCTGCAGCCATGGAGGAATCGTCAACATCAGCAAACCATTTGTGGTCCAGTTGAACTGGCTAGGTTTCTCCTATAGATTTGGAGGATGGGGGAAAGACGCTTTTTCAGGTGCTAATCAAGATGTGCATTGGGTGGCCCCTCTCACTACAGACGCTCGCATGATGAATCTTTATCGGTCGTATCCTACCTACGATGATCTCTTGCTCTACAAGGGGGCCACCGAGAAGGTGTTCACCAGGAATCCATCCTATAACAACTATGACTACTCCAGCTGTGGCCAAGGTGGGGGAGTCATCATGTTCAACAATTCGCTGTATTACAACTGCTATAACACCAGGGACATCTGTAAGTACAATATAAATACGACTGTAGTGGATCGTAGAACCCTCCAGGATGCCACCTTCAACAACAGATTCTCCTACGCCTCATGTGTCTGGCAAGACATTGACTTAGCCAGCGATGAGGATGGTCTCTGGGTCATCTACTCTACAGAGCAAAATTCTGGAAACATTGTCATCAGCAAACTGAATCCCCTTAACCTCACTGTAGAGAAGACTTGGGTAACATCCCAGTACAAGCTGGGAGCCACCAACGCCTTCATGGTGTGCGGGGTCCTATATGCCACCAGAACCCTCAGCACCAGAAGAGAAGAAATCTTTTACATGTATGACACCAAGACAAATCAGGAAAGTCAGATAAGCATCATCCTGGACAAAATGATGGAGAACGTCCAGAGTCTCTCCTACAACCCCAATGACCACAAGCTCTACATGTACAATGATGGCTACCTGGTCACATACAATCTGGACTTTAAGGCACCGCCTAAGCCTGTCCCTGTCTAA